A single window of Hymenobacter sp. APR13 DNA harbors:
- a CDS encoding TonB-dependent receptor domain-containing protein, protein MRRSSLLLSSLLLAAGTTATPVAAVASPLHLRHDEPGKGATLTGTVLDPAGKAVEGVLVAVGERTAVTDARGAFRLYGLPVGEATITVSGLSIRPISQTVTLQSGQPLALKLTIEEAVQQLAGVTVAAKSLRFAPEVDGNTITAGKKNEVVELDKLDANLVVNSARQVFAKVPGVTVWESDGSGQQINVATRGLSPNRSWEFNTRQNGMDISSDPMGYPEAYYNPPLEAVERIQIVRGGGSLQYGPQFGGLLNYELKRGPKDKKIQFETSNSVGNNGLLGTYNSLGGTVGKVSYFGYYQQRVGGGWRDNSEFNIRNFHGNVQFQATDKLRLGAEISHLGYEIQQPGGLTDEQFYNGDVRKSSRGRNWFSTPWTIPAFTADYQFSERTRLSLKTFGLIGERNSIGLPSSVSVALPDNENPATGQAAARQLDRDRYRNLGSELRLLTDYDLLGQQHTLAAGLRVAAANLGRRQQGKGDTGSDFNLDLQAARYGRDLSFRTRNYAAFVENIFRVGSRLTFTPGVRLEVIDNQGRGYLSLNADGSENQIRQDSRRKVLLYGAGAELRATGQTSFYANYSRAFRPVTFGDLTPPATSDVIDPNLQDARGFNAELGYRGSWKNILTFDVDGFWLRYDDRIGTIRRFVPGSTTATQQFRTNIGTSVHKGVEAYVELDLVHALTQNFDLPHFDVFASSSFVDARYTQLRTATLSGSNLQEGDLKNNRVEYAPKYTHRFGATFAHKGFSTTAQLTRVSEVFTDATNTVEPNAAATTGRVPGYSVTDVSATYRFAKRFTVRGGLNNVFDKNYFTRRSGGYPGPGLLPADGRTWFASFGVKL, encoded by the coding sequence ATGCGTCGTTCTTCCCTGCTCCTTTCTTCCCTGCTGCTTGCGGCCGGCACCACGGCCACTCCAGTGGCCGCCGTAGCCAGCCCGCTTCACCTCCGCCACGACGAGCCCGGCAAGGGCGCCACGCTCACCGGCACCGTGCTCGACCCGGCCGGCAAAGCCGTGGAAGGCGTGCTGGTAGCCGTTGGGGAGCGCACGGCCGTGACGGACGCGCGCGGCGCATTTCGCCTCTACGGGCTGCCCGTGGGCGAAGCTACCATAACGGTGAGCGGCCTGAGCATCCGGCCCATCAGCCAGACCGTGACGCTGCAGAGCGGGCAGCCGCTGGCGCTCAAGCTTACGATTGAAGAGGCCGTGCAGCAGCTGGCCGGCGTGACGGTGGCGGCCAAAAGCCTGCGTTTCGCGCCCGAAGTGGATGGCAACACCATCACCGCGGGCAAGAAAAACGAGGTGGTGGAGCTGGACAAGCTCGACGCCAACCTGGTGGTGAACAGCGCCCGCCAGGTGTTTGCCAAAGTGCCCGGCGTGACCGTGTGGGAAAGCGACGGCTCGGGCCAGCAGATCAACGTGGCCACCCGTGGCCTCTCGCCCAACCGCAGCTGGGAGTTCAACACCCGCCAGAACGGCATGGACATCAGCTCCGACCCCATGGGCTACCCGGAGGCCTACTACAATCCGCCGCTGGAAGCCGTGGAGCGCATCCAGATTGTGCGCGGCGGCGGCTCGTTGCAGTACGGCCCGCAGTTTGGCGGCCTGCTGAACTACGAGCTGAAGCGCGGCCCCAAAGACAAAAAGATTCAGTTTGAGACCAGCAACAGCGTGGGCAACAACGGCCTGCTGGGCACCTACAACTCCCTGGGCGGCACCGTGGGCAAGGTGAGCTACTTCGGCTACTACCAGCAGCGCGTGGGCGGCGGCTGGCGCGACAACTCGGAGTTCAACATCCGCAACTTCCACGGCAACGTGCAGTTTCAGGCCACCGACAAGCTGCGGCTGGGTGCCGAAATCAGCCACCTCGGTTACGAGATTCAGCAACCCGGCGGCCTCACGGACGAGCAGTTCTACAACGGCGACGTGCGCAAGAGCAGCCGCGGCCGCAACTGGTTCAGCACGCCTTGGACCATCCCGGCCTTCACGGCCGACTACCAGTTTTCGGAGCGCACGCGCCTGAGCCTGAAAACCTTTGGTTTGATTGGCGAGCGGAATTCCATCGGGCTGCCCAGCAGCGTGAGCGTGGCCCTGCCCGACAACGAGAACCCCGCCACCGGCCAGGCCGCTGCGCGCCAGCTCGACCGGGACCGGTACCGCAACCTGGGCTCGGAGCTGCGCCTGCTCACCGACTACGACCTGCTGGGCCAGCAGCACACGCTGGCCGCCGGCCTGCGCGTGGCCGCCGCCAACCTGGGCCGCCGCCAGCAGGGCAAAGGCGACACCGGCTCCGACTTCAACCTCGACCTGCAGGCCGCCCGCTACGGCCGCGACCTGAGCTTCCGGACCCGCAACTATGCCGCCTTCGTGGAGAACATCTTCCGGGTGGGCTCGCGCCTGACCTTCACGCCGGGCGTGCGCCTGGAGGTGATTGACAACCAGGGCCGCGGCTACCTCAGCCTGAACGCCGACGGCTCGGAGAACCAGATCCGCCAGGACTCGCGCCGCAAGGTGCTGCTCTACGGCGCCGGCGCCGAGTTGCGCGCCACCGGCCAGACCAGCTTCTACGCCAACTACTCGCGCGCCTTCCGCCCCGTTACGTTCGGCGACCTGACGCCCCCGGCCACTTCCGACGTTATCGACCCCAACCTGCAGGACGCCCGCGGCTTCAATGCCGAGCTGGGCTACCGTGGCAGCTGGAAAAACATCCTCACCTTCGACGTGGACGGCTTCTGGCTGCGCTACGACGACCGGATTGGCACCATCCGCCGCTTTGTGCCGGGCAGCACCACCGCCACCCAGCAGTTCCGCACCAACATCGGCACCAGCGTGCACAAGGGCGTGGAAGCCTACGTGGAGCTGGATCTGGTGCACGCCCTCACCCAGAATTTCGACCTGCCGCACTTTGATGTGTTTGCGTCTTCGTCCTTCGTGGATGCCCGCTACACCCAGCTGCGCACGGCCACGCTCAGCGGCAGCAACCTGCAGGAAGGCGACCTGAAAAACAACCGCGTGGAGTATGCGCCCAAGTACACGCACCGCTTCGGGGCCACGTTTGCGCACAAAGGCTTCTCCACCACGGCGCAGCTGACCCGCGTATCGGAGGTGTTCACGGATGCCACCAACACGGTGGAGCCTAACGCCGCCGCCACCACCGGCCGCGTGCCCGGCTACTCGGTCACCGACGTGTCGGCCACCTACCGCTTTGCCAAGCGCTTCACGGTGCGCGGCGGCCTCAACAACGTGTTCGACAAAAACTACTTCACGCGCCGCTCCGGCGGCTACCCCGGCCCCGGCCTGCTG
- a CDS encoding M28 family peptidase: protein MNHFRHTTLRLLLAGLALTTPLAGFTQQKPAKATKTSKAGSGLAAIKEADLKRDLFAMADDKYRGREGGTLDELRASAWLAEQIRATGMEPAGDDGTYFQWFNLQRTRLTKASTLRIGTRQLKPNHDAMVVAPTNASVNAPLVFVGLATPAELAKVDLKGKAVALQVSGAPTDGISYRRYLFGKLRDQAAELFKAGAVAVVFVSDDKAQAIYEHWSHIYERGRYGLPGDPNTAVVNQPPVVWLPAEALSWAKQAGQQFSAELKVESFAYPSVNIVAKMPGTDAQLKNEYVLFSTHQDHDGARAPMAGDSIYNGADDNATGCAALLALMRAYKQEPARRSALFVFHGAEERGLLGSRYFSDKPTVPKESIVAVLNAEMMGRNAADSAALLGSTPPHLNSSDLVKTALAANQEGPKFKLDTEWDKATHPEGWYFRSDHLPYARLGIPAIMYTSLLHADYHTPKDEASRIDYGKLLRMTQWMYRTGWAVSNRTEPPAREPGFKLER, encoded by the coding sequence ATGAACCACTTCCGCCATACTACGCTGCGCCTGCTGCTGGCCGGCCTTGCTCTTACTACTCCACTGGCCGGCTTCACCCAGCAGAAACCCGCCAAAGCCACCAAAACGTCTAAAGCCGGTAGCGGCCTTGCTGCCATCAAGGAAGCCGACCTCAAGCGTGACCTGTTTGCGATGGCCGACGACAAGTACCGCGGCCGGGAGGGCGGCACCCTCGACGAGCTGCGCGCCTCTGCCTGGCTGGCCGAGCAGATTCGGGCCACCGGCATGGAGCCCGCCGGCGACGACGGCACTTACTTCCAGTGGTTCAATCTGCAGCGCACGCGCCTCACCAAAGCCAGCACGCTCCGCATCGGCACGCGCCAGCTCAAGCCCAACCACGACGCCATGGTGGTGGCGCCCACCAATGCCAGCGTGAACGCGCCGCTGGTGTTCGTGGGCCTGGCCACCCCGGCCGAGCTGGCCAAAGTGGACCTGAAGGGCAAGGCCGTGGCGCTCCAGGTTTCGGGCGCGCCCACCGACGGCATCAGCTACCGGCGCTACCTGTTCGGGAAGCTCCGCGACCAGGCCGCCGAGCTGTTCAAGGCCGGCGCCGTGGCCGTGGTGTTTGTGTCTGATGACAAGGCGCAGGCCATTTACGAGCACTGGAGCCACATCTACGAGCGGGGCCGCTACGGCCTGCCCGGCGACCCCAACACGGCCGTGGTGAACCAGCCGCCGGTGGTGTGGCTGCCCGCCGAGGCCCTGAGTTGGGCCAAGCAGGCCGGCCAGCAGTTCAGCGCCGAGCTGAAGGTGGAGAGCTTCGCGTATCCGTCGGTGAACATTGTGGCCAAGATGCCCGGCACCGATGCCCAGCTCAAAAACGAGTACGTGCTCTTCAGCACTCACCAGGACCACGACGGCGCCCGCGCCCCCATGGCCGGCGACTCCATCTACAACGGCGCCGACGACAACGCCACTGGCTGCGCGGCGCTGCTGGCCCTCATGCGGGCCTATAAGCAGGAGCCCGCCCGCCGCTCGGCGCTGTTTGTATTCCATGGGGCCGAGGAGCGCGGCCTGCTGGGCTCACGCTATTTCTCCGACAAGCCCACTGTGCCGAAAGAGTCCATCGTGGCGGTGCTGAACGCCGAAATGATGGGCCGCAACGCTGCCGACTCCGCGGCCCTGCTGGGCTCCACGCCGCCCCACCTGAATTCGTCGGATCTGGTTAAAACCGCCCTGGCAGCCAACCAGGAAGGCCCGAAGTTCAAGCTGGACACCGAGTGGGACAAGGCCACCCACCCCGAGGGCTGGTACTTCCGCTCCGACCACCTGCCCTACGCCCGCCTGGGCATTCCGGCCATCATGTACACCTCCCTGCTCCACGCCGACTACCACACGCCCAAAGACGAAGCCAGCCGCATCGACTACGGCAAGCTGCTGCGCATGACCCAGTGGATGTACCGCACCGGCTGGGCCGTGTCCAACCGCACCGAGCCCCCGGCCCGCGAGCCGGGCTTCAAGCTGGAGCGCTAG
- a CDS encoding alpha/beta hydrolase family protein: MSFLRRTGARNAPLLSLLLLPLAAAAQQTTYTPELLMKLGRLGEMQVSPDKKTVAYTVTRYTLADNKGQSDIWLVPVAGGPAKQLTNTPTVSENTLNWRPDGKLTFLSGESGTDQLYVMSPDGSGKQLLSEFPDEGLSNLKLAPKANFVLYTQDVKTGKSVQDWYPDLPKADAKIIDDLNYRHWNVWDDYKASHVFFQPVGADGKPTGYGKDVMAGEKFDSPLQPLGGSEQLNFAPDGYRLVYTSRKLTGKAEAESTNSDIYLYDVRSGQTQNLSEGLGGYDTEPVFSPDGSKVAWLSMAMPGFESDRNGVVVYDFNTKKREDVTKGSEQSAANLRWSLDGKTLYFVSPLEGTEQLFSVPAKGGKVQQLSKGAFNYNSFELAGPGVAIVSKTTQASPADLVRVDLKTGRETALTTINAQELAGVKTGKTEARMVRTTDGKQMQVYVIYPPDFDPAKKYPALLYCQGGPQSPITQSFSYRWNFQLLAAQGYIVVAPNRRGLPGFGTEWNNSISGDWGGQPIQDYLSAIDNVSAEPYVDKARLGCVGASYGGYSVYLLAGKHEGRFKTFIAHCGLYNLTSWYPSTEEMFFAKHDIGAAPWETPLHKSYTDFNPQQFAKNWDTPILVIHGGKDFRVPEGQGMEAFGTAQLRGIPSRFLYFPNEGHWISKPQNAVLWNRVFFEWLGRTLKPEAAK, translated from the coding sequence ATGTCTTTTCTTCGCCGAACGGGCGCGCGCAACGCGCCCCTGCTTTCCCTGCTCCTGCTGCCGCTGGCCGCCGCCGCCCAACAAACCACCTACACGCCCGAGCTGCTGATGAAGCTGGGCCGCCTGGGCGAAATGCAGGTGTCGCCAGACAAAAAAACGGTGGCCTACACCGTCACGCGCTACACCCTGGCCGATAACAAGGGCCAGTCCGACATCTGGCTGGTGCCCGTGGCCGGCGGCCCGGCCAAGCAGCTCACCAACACGCCCACCGTATCGGAAAACACCCTGAACTGGCGGCCCGACGGCAAGCTGACCTTCCTGAGCGGAGAAAGCGGCACCGACCAGCTGTACGTGATGAGCCCTGACGGCTCGGGCAAGCAGCTGCTGAGTGAGTTCCCCGATGAGGGCCTGAGCAACCTGAAGCTGGCCCCCAAAGCCAACTTCGTGCTCTACACCCAGGACGTGAAAACCGGCAAATCGGTGCAGGACTGGTACCCCGACCTACCCAAGGCCGACGCCAAGATTATCGACGACCTGAACTACCGCCACTGGAACGTGTGGGACGACTACAAGGCCTCACACGTGTTCTTCCAGCCCGTGGGGGCCGATGGCAAGCCCACCGGCTACGGCAAGGATGTAATGGCCGGCGAGAAGTTCGACTCGCCGCTGCAGCCGCTGGGCGGCTCCGAGCAGCTCAATTTCGCGCCCGACGGCTACCGACTGGTTTACACCTCGCGCAAGCTCACGGGCAAGGCCGAGGCCGAAAGCACCAACTCCGACATCTACCTCTACGACGTGCGCTCGGGCCAGACCCAAAACCTGAGCGAGGGCCTGGGCGGCTACGACACCGAGCCGGTGTTTTCGCCCGATGGCTCGAAGGTAGCCTGGCTAAGCATGGCCATGCCGGGCTTTGAGTCGGACCGCAACGGCGTGGTAGTGTACGATTTCAACACCAAGAAGCGCGAGGACGTGACCAAGGGCTCGGAGCAGAGCGCCGCCAACCTGCGCTGGAGCCTCGATGGCAAGACGCTGTACTTTGTGAGCCCGCTGGAAGGCACCGAGCAGCTGTTCAGCGTACCGGCCAAGGGCGGCAAGGTGCAGCAGCTCAGCAAGGGCGCGTTCAACTACAACAGCTTCGAGCTGGCCGGTCCCGGCGTGGCCATCGTCAGCAAAACCACCCAGGCCAGCCCCGCCGACCTGGTGCGCGTGGACCTCAAAACCGGCCGCGAAACCGCCCTCACCACCATCAACGCGCAGGAGCTGGCCGGCGTGAAAACCGGCAAAACCGAGGCCCGCATGGTGCGCACCACCGACGGCAAGCAGATGCAGGTGTACGTCATCTACCCGCCCGACTTCGACCCCGCCAAGAAGTACCCGGCGTTGCTGTACTGCCAGGGCGGCCCGCAGAGCCCGATTACGCAAAGCTTCTCCTACCGCTGGAACTTCCAGCTGCTGGCGGCCCAGGGCTACATTGTGGTGGCCCCCAACCGCCGCGGCCTGCCTGGCTTCGGCACCGAGTGGAACAACAGCATCTCGGGCGACTGGGGCGGCCAGCCCATCCAGGACTACCTCTCGGCTATTGACAACGTGAGTGCCGAGCCCTACGTGGACAAGGCCCGTCTGGGCTGCGTGGGCGCCTCCTACGGGGGCTACTCGGTATACCTGCTGGCCGGCAAGCACGAGGGCCGCTTCAAGACGTTCATTGCCCACTGCGGCCTCTACAACCTCACCAGCTGGTACCCCAGCACCGAGGAAATGTTCTTCGCCAAGCACGACATCGGGGCCGCGCCCTGGGAAACCCCGCTGCACAAGAGCTACACTGATTTCAACCCCCAGCAGTTTGCCAAAAACTGGGATACGCCTATCCTGGTGATTCACGGCGGCAAGGATTTCCGGGTGCCCGAGGGCCAGGGCATGGAGGCCTTCGGTACGGCGCAGCTGCGCGGCATCCCGAGCCGCTTCCTGTACTTCCCCAACGAGGGCCACTGGATTTCCAAACCCCAGAACGCGGTGCTCTGGAACCGGGTGTTCTTTGAGTGGCTGGGCCGCACGCTCAAGCCGGAAGCGGCGAAGTAG
- a CDS encoding LysR substrate-binding domain-containing protein: MPDFRLRVFQAVARHLSFTKAAQELYISQPAITKHIRELERSYGQRLFERRGSRISLTEAGQLLLQHADAVELLHQQLTTQLQDLHGEAAGRLRLGASTTLAQYELPALLPGFQQRYPHTELTLLNGNSEQIAEAILSGQLDLGFVEGRTKSRDLHYEPLLADELVAVRRATAAGPPAVPLPLAEALAHPLVLRERGSGTLEVLEFALREQKIKLAALRVAFYFDNTEAIKTYLEAAPEALGFVSRRALTRELAAGLLEEVPVAGLRLPRQFEALWVQGQPLTRAAERFLRYVRQQYNLR; this comes from the coding sequence ATGCCCGATTTTCGCCTTCGTGTTTTCCAGGCCGTGGCCCGGCACCTGAGCTTCACCAAAGCCGCCCAGGAGCTGTACATCAGCCAGCCGGCCATCACCAAGCACATCCGGGAGCTGGAGCGCAGCTACGGGCAGCGTCTGTTTGAGCGGCGCGGCAGCCGCATCAGCCTCACCGAGGCCGGCCAGCTGCTGCTCCAGCACGCCGATGCCGTGGAGCTGCTGCACCAGCAGCTAACCACCCAGCTGCAGGACCTGCACGGCGAAGCGGCCGGCCGCCTGCGCCTGGGGGCTAGCACCACCCTGGCCCAATACGAGCTGCCGGCGCTGCTGCCCGGCTTCCAGCAGCGCTACCCACACACCGAGCTGACGCTGCTCAACGGCAACTCCGAGCAGATTGCCGAAGCCATCCTCAGCGGCCAGCTCGACCTGGGTTTCGTGGAAGGCCGCACCAAAAGCCGCGACCTGCACTACGAGCCGCTGCTGGCCGATGAGCTGGTAGCCGTGCGCCGGGCCACGGCCGCCGGCCCGCCGGCCGTGCCCCTGCCGCTGGCCGAGGCGCTGGCTCACCCGCTGGTGCTGCGCGAGCGAGGCTCCGGCACGCTGGAAGTGCTGGAATTTGCCCTGCGGGAGCAGAAAATCAAGTTGGCCGCTTTGCGCGTGGCCTTCTACTTCGACAACACCGAGGCCATCAAAACCTACCTCGAAGCTGCGCCGGAAGCGCTGGGCTTTGTGTCGCGGCGGGCCCTGACACGGGAGCTGGCAGCGGGGCTGCTGGAAGAGGTGCCGGTGGCCGGCCTGCGCCTGCCCCGGCAGTTTGAGGCGCTGTGGGTGCAGGGCCAGCCGCTCACGCGCGCCGCCGAGCGGTTCCTGCGCTACGTTCGTCAGCAGTATAACCTCAGGTAA